A genomic region of Bacillus solimangrovi contains the following coding sequences:
- a CDS encoding PadR family transcriptional regulator, producing the protein MNKAQFIVLGILEQFEQGSGYDIKQAYDQKRINQWLDVKIGSIYHAIKQLHKGGFICEIEKIQSGNFPEKTIYKVTEEGKKRFDLFQEEAFLGLFPDFYGFKLALKFNVRRTEREIKEYANKAIEIIDEKLNAMEAHLSSLDSESSRYNYDSFFIQHEKRLFEAEKEWIQDAVKNIDLIMSKEK; encoded by the coding sequence ATGAATAAAGCACAGTTTATTGTTTTAGGTATTTTAGAACAGTTTGAACAAGGTAGCGGTTATGATATTAAACAAGCATATGATCAAAAAAGAATTAATCAGTGGTTAGATGTTAAGATAGGTTCTATTTATCATGCAATCAAACAGTTACACAAAGGTGGATTCATTTGTGAAATCGAAAAAATACAATCAGGGAATTTTCCAGAAAAAACAATTTATAAAGTAACAGAAGAGGGAAAGAAAAGATTCGATTTGTTTCAGGAAGAAGCATTTCTGGGGTTGTTTCCTGACTTTTATGGATTTAAATTAGCATTAAAATTTAATGTGCGTCGTACAGAAAGAGAGATTAAAGAATACGCAAATAAAGCAATTGAAATTATTGATGAAAAACTGAATGCTATGGAAGCACATTTGAGTTCACTTGATTCAGAGAGTTCTCGATACAACTATGACTCTTTTTTCATTCAGCACGAGAAACGTTTGTTTGAAGCTGAAAAAGAATGGATTCAAGATGCAGTTAAAAATATTGATCTAATTATGTCTAAGGAAAAGTGA
- a CDS encoding ZIP family metal transporter, giving the protein MGIYITLPLLIGSLIGSWTLSLFGHKQNVLNRILGIGMLLVIVIEYIPHILGEYDISGIVIGSVTAITVFIVIERYFTSTDKGNHYRFSTLAIIVSFIAHSIPMGVSLGMISMNDMELAISQFRGMLFHHLAEGIAIIGILMNEQRATWGKLFACVIAISLFFYLSILIGMVYEVNVHTENWVVGISLGSLLYAVHHLLEKNN; this is encoded by the coding sequence ATGGGGATCTATATAACGTTGCCTTTGTTAATTGGAAGTTTAATTGGGTCTTGGACATTATCTTTATTCGGTCATAAACAGAATGTGCTTAATCGAATCTTGGGCATTGGGATGTTATTAGTCATTGTCATTGAGTATATTCCTCACATTCTCGGTGAATATGATATCAGTGGAATTGTGATAGGTTCAGTTACCGCAATAACAGTTTTTATAGTAATTGAGCGGTATTTTACAAGTACAGATAAGGGGAATCACTATCGTTTTTCGACTTTGGCGATTATTGTTAGTTTCATTGCACATAGTATACCGATGGGTGTTTCATTAGGCATGATATCAATGAATGATATGGAACTTGCGATAAGTCAATTTAGAGGTATGCTCTTTCATCATTTAGCTGAAGGAATTGCGATCATTGGAATATTAATGAATGAACAGCGTGCAACATGGGGAAAGTTATTTGCTTGTGTTATTGCGATTTCACTATTTTTCTATTTATCGATTTTGATTGGGATGGTTTATGAAGTAAATGTACATACAGAAAATTGGGTGGTAGGCATATCTTTAGGTTCATTATTGTATGCTGTCCATCACTTATTAGAAAAAAATAACTAA
- a CDS encoding general stress protein: MKAKLERRLVLLYGGETISIFLFIIVSFMLNKFYPQIRLYSLYSFWCSFFFLEFLLAQGSVYWYSKWKRLKREGTSVTPSSIVRLLKRFKKYNVGLIILSPFVIIIDIYVWYPLLSLNSVLIVTFIYIFAILEYINYFYIQLSYDNLSDIKHLLKTRKLKQACLNKDFERMM, encoded by the coding sequence TTGAAAGCTAAATTAGAGAGAAGGTTAGTATTATTATATGGTGGGGAAACAATATCAATATTTTTGTTTATTATTGTAAGCTTTATGTTGAATAAGTTTTATCCTCAAATACGATTGTATTCTCTATATTCTTTTTGGTGTTCATTCTTTTTCTTAGAATTTCTTTTAGCACAAGGTAGTGTGTACTGGTATTCAAAATGGAAAAGACTAAAAAGAGAAGGTACATCTGTAACACCGAGCTCAATCGTAAGGTTATTAAAGAGATTTAAAAAGTATAATGTAGGTTTGATCATCTTGTCACCATTCGTAATCATCATTGATATTTATGTGTGGTATCCGCTACTCTCTCTTAATAGTGTATTAATCGTAACTTTTATTTATATCTTTGCAATACTTGAATACATAAACTATTTCTACATTCAGCTTTCATACGATAATCTGTCTGATATCAAACACCTTTTAAAGACAAGAAAGCTAAAACAAGCTTGTTTAAACAAAGATTTTGAGAGAATGATGTGA
- a CDS encoding protein-ADP-ribose hydrolase, whose product MSQLPLQTYANLIHLYEEFIPSPSAKVDSEQVVDELITKLLQEPEAPKDVQIPADHFSKRQLLRGLLNIRQPKLLDEEFLRKLDSLLQTELKEKGVVKVDELNTVSHLVPNNPFSQSDKFVLWQGDITQLDAGAIVNAANKYMLGCFQPSHACIDNAIHSAAGPQLRNDCEIIMSQQGELEHTGGAKITRAYNLPSQYVLHTVGPIVPNGTTLTKQQKEELAACYISCLELAREIKNIETIAFCAISTGVFGFPKREAANIAIDTVNDWLATQPNHFKKIIFNVFGEEDYHEYLKVFQQSANS is encoded by the coding sequence ATGTCTCAATTACCATTACAGACGTACGCTAACTTAATTCACTTATATGAAGAATTTATTCCATCACCGTCCGCTAAGGTTGATAGTGAACAAGTTGTTGATGAGTTAATTACGAAGCTGTTACAAGAACCCGAAGCTCCAAAAGATGTTCAGATTCCTGCCGATCATTTTAGTAAACGTCAGTTATTAAGAGGTCTTTTGAACATCAGGCAACCGAAGTTATTAGATGAAGAATTTCTAAGAAAGCTGGACTCTCTTTTACAAACAGAGTTAAAGGAAAAAGGCGTTGTCAAAGTAGATGAACTCAATACAGTTTCACACCTAGTTCCTAACAACCCTTTCTCACAATCGGATAAGTTCGTCTTATGGCAAGGAGATATAACACAGTTAGATGCTGGTGCAATTGTTAATGCGGCAAATAAGTACATGTTAGGCTGTTTCCAGCCATCACATGCATGTATTGATAACGCAATCCATTCAGCAGCAGGACCTCAATTAAGGAATGATTGTGAAATCATTATGTCTCAACAAGGAGAATTAGAGCATACAGGTGGTGCAAAGATTACAAGAGCGTATAACCTACCATCACAATATGTGTTACATACAGTTGGGCCGATTGTACCGAATGGAACGACATTGACAAAACAACAAAAAGAAGAATTAGCAGCTTGTTATATTTCTTGTCTTGAATTGGCGCGTGAAATTAAGAATATTGAAACGATTGCTTTTTGTGCGATCTCAACAGGTGTATTTGGATTTCCAAAACGAGAAGCGGCGAACATTGCTATTGATACGGTCAACGACTGGTTAGCAACTCAACCAAATCATTTTAAAAAAATCATATTTAATGTTTTCGGTGAAGAAGATTATCATGAATACCTTAAAGTCTTTCAACAAAGTGCTAATAGTTAA
- a CDS encoding ArsR/SmtB family transcription factor, whose amino-acid sequence MVKNNKDNKLVQLNNENYDLEKEQCVEIDEETLFIVTQTFKALSEPTRVRILHLIAQKEHSVNEIAEKLCLLQTTVSHQLRFLKNLRLVKYRRDGKNLYYSADDDHVMNMLQQTIHHARHH is encoded by the coding sequence ATGGTGAAAAATAATAAAGACAATAAGTTAGTACAACTTAATAACGAAAATTATGATTTAGAAAAAGAACAATGCGTGGAAATAGATGAAGAAACACTTTTTATTGTAACTCAAACATTTAAAGCTTTATCAGAACCGACCCGAGTTAGAATCTTACACTTAATCGCACAGAAAGAACATTCTGTAAATGAAATAGCTGAAAAATTATGCCTTCTTCAAACGACTGTTTCACATCAACTACGTTTTTTGAAGAACTTAAGGTTAGTCAAATATAGACGTGATGGTAAAAATCTTTATTATTCGGCTGATGATGATCATGTAATGAACATGTTACAGCAGACTATTCACCATGCCAGACACCATTAA
- a CDS encoding manganese-dependent inorganic pyrophosphatase translates to MGNILIFGHKNPDTDTICSAIAYADLKKQLGADVEPVRLGDINEETQFALNYFKQEQPRKVATVANEVDEVILVDHNERQQSVEDIDQVRVTEVIDHHRIANFETSDPLYYRAEPVGCTATILNKMYKENGITISKEIAGLMLSAIISDTLLFKSPTCTQQDIDAGYELAEIAGVDAEVYGLEMLKAGADLSDKSVETLISLDAKEFQMGASKVEVAQVNAIDLDQVLSRQQELEKAVSEVIDEKGLDLFLFVLTDIINKNSVAIALGNKAQAVEKAFNVTLNNNSAVLEGVVSRKKQIVPQLTNAISELG, encoded by the coding sequence ATGGGAAACATTCTTATTTTTGGGCACAAAAACCCTGATACAGATACGATTTGTTCTGCGATTGCTTATGCAGATCTAAAGAAACAATTAGGTGCTGATGTAGAACCTGTACGTCTAGGTGATATCAATGAAGAAACACAATTTGCATTAAATTATTTTAAGCAAGAGCAGCCACGTAAAGTAGCGACTGTTGCAAATGAAGTGGATGAGGTTATTTTAGTCGATCATAATGAGCGTCAACAAAGTGTTGAGGATATTGATCAAGTGAGAGTTACAGAAGTAATTGATCATCATCGAATTGCAAACTTCGAGACGAGTGACCCACTTTATTATCGTGCAGAACCAGTTGGATGTACGGCTACAATCTTAAATAAGATGTATAAAGAGAATGGTATTACGATTTCAAAAGAAATTGCTGGATTAATGTTATCTGCAATTATTTCTGATACATTACTTTTCAAATCACCGACTTGCACACAACAAGATATTGATGCAGGGTATGAACTAGCAGAAATTGCTGGTGTAGATGCAGAGGTTTACGGTTTAGAAATGTTAAAAGCAGGTGCAGACTTAAGTGATAAATCTGTAGAAACATTGATTTCTTTAGATGCGAAAGAATTTCAAATGGGCGCAAGTAAAGTTGAAGTAGCACAAGTAAATGCAATTGACTTAGATCAAGTGTTATCACGTCAACAAGAATTAGAAAAAGCAGTTTCAGAAGTGATTGATGAAAAGGGACTAGACTTATTTTTATTTGTTCTAACTGATATCATTAATAAGAACTCAGTTGCAATCGCACTTGGTAACAAAGCTCAAGCGGTAGAAAAAGCGTTCAACGTTACATTAAACAACAACTCAGCTGTTCTTGAAGGCGTTGTTTCACGTAAAAAGCAAATAGTGCCACAATTGACAAATGCGATTAGTGAACTTGGATAA
- a CDS encoding DUF1772 domain-containing protein, which produces MRTNYLENGTLAFALLIVGVMAGFFYTYTFNVNLAMLEVNGETYATVQSLFNVNVRHPAFFVFFFGGGAAAIIAILANIQHYKTVPFWLIATAGFLYIFGIIVFTHQVNLPLNYETESWNPQALPQHWMQVRDSWNQANALRVLFAGLSFALYIIALVMRTSKKVID; this is translated from the coding sequence ATGAGAACTAACTATCTTGAAAATGGTACGTTGGCTTTCGCGTTGTTAATCGTTGGGGTTATGGCTGGATTCTTCTACACATACACATTTAATGTCAATTTAGCTATGTTAGAAGTGAACGGAGAAACTTATGCAACAGTTCAGTCTTTATTTAATGTAAATGTCCGTCATCCTGCATTCTTTGTTTTTTTCTTTGGAGGTGGAGCAGCAGCTATCATCGCAATCTTAGCCAATATCCAACACTATAAAACAGTACCATTTTGGCTAATCGCTACAGCTGGATTCCTTTATATTTTTGGTATCATTGTTTTTACTCATCAAGTGAATTTACCATTGAATTATGAAACGGAAAGCTGGAATCCACAAGCACTTCCACAACATTGGATGCAAGTTCGTGATTCTTGGAATCAGGCTAATGCTTTGCGAGTTTTATTTGCCGGACTTTCCTTTGCTCTCTATATCATTGCTTTGGTCATGCGTACATCAAAAAAAGTCATTGATTAG
- a CDS encoding beta-carotene 15,15'-monooxygenase: protein MIVLQREKKNYIWISLLILVLLCNFLLYRSSLPSLIVPEKAKWIIFGSLFDLAVVLPLLVLAINRKKNFLIRRFIILMAGGIILTRFIIPTEFFKPYVEISYIGFAIEGVVLLLELSLIVTMIRYMPAVIQQIRLSNESLLFSFATAIEEKVNTRPIIQVVTSELLLFYYAFASWRKSLPTGPNYFTLYKNSSLIPLQIMLIHAIILETIGIHWWLHNQSILLSIILLILNVYSIVFFIGDIQALRLNPLKITNDDLYISLGLTKRMVLPLNNIALVTTDKQSLEKKLEKETTIEFIARDLEAVHPHVILELKNPCNATLMMGMKKTYTKVALRLDDPAKFIETLKARMSEKC from the coding sequence GTGATAGTTTTGCAACGAGAAAAGAAGAACTACATATGGATATCATTATTAATATTAGTGCTTCTTTGTAATTTTTTATTATATCGATCTTCTCTCCCCTCTCTCATAGTACCTGAGAAAGCGAAGTGGATCATATTTGGTTCTTTATTTGATTTAGCAGTCGTTTTGCCACTGCTCGTGTTAGCGATAAATAGAAAGAAAAATTTCCTAATCAGACGTTTTATCATTTTAATGGCTGGAGGAATTATCTTAACTAGATTTATAATTCCAACAGAATTCTTTAAACCGTATGTAGAAATATCCTATATAGGCTTTGCCATTGAAGGAGTAGTACTATTATTAGAATTATCTTTGATAGTTACAATGATTCGTTATATGCCAGCAGTTATTCAGCAAATACGTTTAAGTAATGAGAGCTTGTTGTTTTCTTTTGCTACAGCAATTGAAGAAAAAGTAAACACACGACCTATCATACAAGTTGTTACATCAGAGTTACTCTTATTTTATTATGCTTTTGCGTCATGGAGAAAGAGCTTACCAACTGGTCCAAATTACTTCACTTTATATAAAAATTCGAGCCTCATTCCATTACAAATCATGCTGATACACGCAATTATTCTCGAAACAATTGGAATCCATTGGTGGCTTCACAATCAGTCTATATTACTTTCAATCATATTGCTTATTTTAAATGTGTACTCAATTGTATTTTTTATTGGTGATATACAGGCTCTGCGCTTGAACCCTTTGAAAATAACCAATGATGATTTATACATTTCGCTTGGATTAACGAAAAGAATGGTATTACCGCTTAATAATATTGCGTTAGTAACTACGGACAAACAATCGTTAGAGAAGAAATTAGAGAAAGAGACAACGATAGAATTTATTGCTAGAGACCTAGAAGCTGTACATCCACATGTCATTCTAGAATTAAAGAACCCATGCAATGCGACACTTATGATGGGAATGAAAAAAACATACACAAAAGTTGCTTTACGCTTGGATGATCCTGCTAAATTTATAGAAACGCTAAAAGCTCGCATGTCAGAAAAATGTTGA
- a CDS encoding cytochrome c oxidase assembly protein, with translation MFSFLWSGGMVWNVPLFIGLIIVGLVYTIVLRYLHEAERSHLKMVLFYSGLLLIYIIIGSPLSILKHSSFTVHMTYMSLLFFIVPPLLLMGIPLTFIERVKQLILKKFVISHTITLLIFACLFLLYHMSFMFNLFLQYPTLQTGYMLILFVLSLHVWSPLITLNNENERSRYAALNNIVLMPACLIYVATGLLGGMSIPFLSQFAELCVPDQSDLSILLPTWYNFRFDQVVAGIVMMGIHKLAIAITVKNRDRR, from the coding sequence ATGTTTTCTTTTCTTTGGAGCGGTGGTATGGTGTGGAATGTTCCTCTATTCATAGGCCTTATTATTGTTGGTCTTGTTTACACAATTGTATTGAGGTATTTGCATGAAGCAGAACGATCTCATTTGAAAATGGTTCTCTTTTATAGCGGATTATTGTTAATATACATTATCATTGGTAGTCCTTTGTCTATATTGAAACATTCTTCTTTTACGGTTCATATGACTTATATGAGTCTTCTCTTTTTTATAGTTCCTCCTCTTCTATTAATGGGGATACCACTCACCTTTATAGAACGGGTAAAGCAATTAATATTAAAGAAATTCGTTATATCACACACAATAACTCTTCTCATTTTTGCCTGTCTGTTTCTGTTATATCATATGTCATTTATGTTCAATCTCTTCTTGCAATATCCCACTCTACAAACAGGATACATGCTCATTTTGTTTGTATTATCACTTCATGTTTGGAGCCCTTTGATTACATTAAATAATGAGAATGAAAGAAGCAGGTATGCAGCACTTAATAACATAGTATTGATGCCAGCCTGTCTGATCTATGTAGCTACAGGATTGCTTGGAGGAATGAGTATTCCATTTCTTTCTCAATTTGCTGAGTTATGTGTACCTGATCAGTCTGATTTGTCGATATTATTGCCTACCTGGTACAATTTCCGATTCGACCAAGTTGTAGCAGGAATCGTTATGATGGGGATTCATAAATTAGCAATCGCGATTACGGTTAAAAATAGAGATAGAAGATAG
- a CDS encoding Sir2 family NAD-dependent protein deacetylase, producing the protein MNENYQTNIEKAKKAINSADNLILGGGAGLSAAAGITYSGTRFTQNFTRFIEKYGLTDMYSSAFYPFPTQEERWAYWAKHIYVNRYEPSSTKLYKDLFQLVKDRNYFVITTNVESQFEKSGFPSEKVFEVQGNYGYLQCAKGCHDTLYDNERLVKEMIEETINCKIPFELVPTCPVCGGNMDPNLRINQFFVQDKKWYEHNEVYNEFLNQSAGKRNVYIELGVGYNTPGIIRYPFEQMTLQNEHATLLRLNKEHSEGLKENENKTIVFHEDMNKVISEILL; encoded by the coding sequence ATGAATGAAAATTATCAAACTAACATAGAAAAAGCCAAAAAAGCAATTAACAGCGCGGATAATCTTATATTAGGTGGTGGGGCAGGTTTATCGGCTGCTGCTGGGATAACGTATAGTGGAACAAGATTTACCCAGAACTTTACTCGATTTATTGAGAAGTACGGATTGACCGACATGTATTCATCAGCTTTCTACCCATTTCCGACACAAGAGGAGAGATGGGCATACTGGGCAAAACATATTTACGTGAATCGTTATGAACCTAGTTCCACAAAGCTGTACAAGGATTTGTTTCAGTTAGTGAAGGATAGAAACTATTTTGTCATTACAACAAATGTTGAAAGCCAATTCGAAAAATCAGGATTTCCTAGTGAGAAAGTTTTTGAGGTTCAAGGTAATTACGGTTACTTACAATGTGCAAAAGGCTGTCATGACACATTATATGATAATGAACGATTGGTAAAGGAAATGATTGAAGAAACAATTAATTGTAAGATACCTTTCGAACTTGTTCCAACATGTCCTGTTTGTGGTGGCAATATGGACCCAAACTTAAGAATTAATCAATTTTTTGTTCAGGATAAAAAGTGGTATGAACACAATGAAGTGTACAATGAATTTCTAAATCAATCAGCAGGAAAGCGAAATGTCTATATCGAATTAGGAGTTGGTTATAATACACCTGGTATTATTCGCTATCCTTTTGAACAAATGACGTTGCAAAATGAACATGCAACGTTACTTCGTTTAAACAAAGAACACTCAGAAGGTCTTAAGGAAAATGAAAATAAAACGATAGTATTTCATGAGGACATGAACAAAGTTATTTCGGAAATATTGTTATAA